A single genomic interval of Coregonus clupeaformis isolate EN_2021a chromosome 36, ASM2061545v1, whole genome shotgun sequence harbors:
- the LOC121552082 gene encoding E3 ubiquitin-protein ligase rnf146 gives MASCGEVDHSVDSMSPSKVEDGGDAFTGDSPISPTPSANPVPECAICLQTCVHPVRLPCRHVFCFLCVKGASWHSKRCALCRQEVPEDFLEHPTLLSPEELKTAAAGGRGGAGLGSAGGDHAWYYEGRNGWWQYDERTSRELEDAFAKGRKSAEMLIAGFLYVADLENMVQYRRNEHGRRRRMKRDVVDIPKKGVAGLRLDPEPAPPVVGVAAVPVTAATVERPSSADGEDVTGRSQAGGLGVVIPAPPVRPPTVLGAHPANAASISLEDSLSQLLISQPEGEEEENEEEVASSISQVYESASGSSEDEDGGGGDEVGRAWDRERRGREVGTQRRPRHRQRRLREVQPDRLTPGGGSSSIGLSVRSRSPDGQCTVTEV, from the coding sequence ATGGCGAGCTGTGGCGAGGTGGACCACTCAGTGGACTCTATGTCCCCCTCTAAGGTGGAAGACGGAGGGGACGCCTTCACTGGCGACTCCCCCATCTCCCCTACCCCCTCGGCCAACCCTGTTCCGGAGTGTGCCATCTGCCTCCAGACCTGTGTCCACCCGGTTCGCCTGCCCTGCCGCCACGTTTTCTGCTTCCTGTGCGTCAAAGGAGCCTCCTGGCACAGCAAGCGCTGCGCTCTTTGCAGACAGGAAGTACCTGAGGACTTCCTGGAGCATCCCACTCTGCTGTCCCCAGAGGAGCTGAAGACAGCAGCCGCAGGAGGGCGAGGAGGAGCCGGGTTGGGGAGCGCTGGGGGAGACCATGCATGGTACTACGAGGGGAGGAACGGCTGGTGGCAGTATGACGAGAGGACCAGCCGCGAGCTGGAGGACGCTTTCGCCAAGGGCAGGAAGAGCGCCGAGATGCTGATTGCTGGCTTCCTGTATGTGGCTGACCTGGAGAACATGGTGCAGTACCGCCGCAACGAGCACGGTCGCCGCCGACGCATGAAGCGTGACGTGGTGGACATTCCCAAAAAGGGCGTGGCTGGACTCAGATTGGACCCTGAACCCGCCCCGCCAGTTGTTGGCGTGGCAGCTGTTCCGGTCACAGCGGCAACAGTGGAGCGGCCAAGTTCTGCTGACGGGGAGGATGTGACTGGACGGTCGCAGGCGGGGGGCTTAGGGGTTGTCATCCCGGctcctccagtcagacccccCACAGTCCTGGGGGCCCACCCTGCCAACGCTGCCTCCATCTCCCTTGAAGACTCTCTGTCCCAGCTCCTCATCAGCCAAccagagggggaggaagaggagaatgaAGAGGAAGTAGCATCAAGCATAAGCCAGGTGTACGAGTCAGCATCTGGTAGTAGTGAGGatgaggatggtggtggtggtgatgaagtAGGCCGGGCgtgggacagggagaggaggggacgaGAGGTGGGGACTCAACGGAGGCCCAGACATAGACAGCGCCGGCTCAGGGAGGTCCAGCCTGACAGACTGACACCTGGTGGCGGGTCCTCCAGCATAGGCCTCAGTGTGCGCTCACGCAGCCCTGACGGTCAATGCACTGTCACTGAGGTGTGA
- the cenpw gene encoding centromere protein W — translation MLKKVSKATLKSLMKKKAHIRVGTAADAMVELNVLLFLHSLAEESRTKAFEEKSATIKAHHVKAVSKKLLKRARG, via the exons ATGTTGAAAAAGGTATCCAAGGCTACATTAAAGTCTCTAATGAAGAAGAAAGCCCACATTCGTGTAGGCACAGCTGCAGATGCAATG GTTGAGCTGAACGTGCTGCTATTTCTGCATAGCCTCGCAGAAGAGTCGAGGACGAAAGCTTTTGAGGAGAAATCGGCTACTATCAAAGCTCACCACGTCAAAGCAGTATCCAAG AAACTGCTGAAACGAGCCCGAGGGTGA